The sequence CGGATATTCAGCATGATATGAGGAAACCATGCGGGAAATCTGGAAAACGGCCAGCATCAATGCCATGTGCGCCAATGCGAAGGCCGCCACCCTGATATAGGAAATGGTATTGCTGGCGAGGCCGAGCAATACTTCATAGAATTCCATGAAACTTTCGAAAAGGTGTCCGGGAGCCAGTTTATGCCTGTCCATTTTCCCCAAAAAAACGGAGAAAATGAAATCACGGAACAGAAAAATCACTGAAGCGATCGCCACGAGCGTGCCGCTCAGATAAATCAGTGACTTGCTGGAATTAAGCACAGAAAAAGCCAGCATCAGGGATGACAGGTAGAAAGTGAAAGTCACAAGTCCGAACTTTTCAAAAAACACGCCGTATAATTCATTTCGCTGTAAGTTGTTCAGAATGGTGAGAATCATTCCGAGGGAAAGCTGGAACGCGCCGAGCAGTATCGCTACAATAAAAAAGGTCTGCTGATGTCCGGCGTTTTCCATCGGAGAGAACTGAACTGAAGGAAACAAGTAATACATTTTCTCAAAGCCGAAAAAGCTTCCATAGAAAAGACCGAAAATCATCGCAAAAAAACCGCAGCTCTGGATCACATTCCCGATCGATCTGGGTATGCCCAGGTAACTGGAAAAGGTCCTGAGAAGAAATCCGCAGAGTGCAAGCACCGCACCCTGACCTGCATCTCCGAACATCATCCCGAACATCAAAGGGTAGGTGAGGGCGATCAGAGGAGTGGGGTCGATTTCTGATGCAGCAGGATGTCCGAAAGTATCTGTGATCAGTTCGAATGGTTTGACTGGAGCAGGATTGTTCAAAAGCACCGGAACATCTTCATGTACCTCGGTTTTTTCCCGGGTGATGATCAGGGGATGCGGAAATTCCTGCTCTGCTTTCTCGCAGAATTCATGCATTCTTGAAGCCGGGATATAACCAAATACGGCTACTGTTTCATCTGTATAACCGAATTTCTTTCTGGACTCGAGGAACAATCTGTTCAGGAACACGACTGACTTGGAATCGATTAGTTCTTCCATGCTCCCGTTACGGATCATTTCCATCTGCTCGTAAAGATCCTCTATGTGATTTTCGTTTTCTGCGATCAGAGCTTCAAGCTTTTTAATCATCTCAGCGGGTGTTCCGGCATATTCCAGAGGGAACTCGGCTTCCATGAAAAACAGATTTTTCAGACTGTTATCAATTTTCTGGGCATGGTTTTGCGTACTGATCAATACGACCGCAGTACTGTCCCCAAGCTGTGCAAGCTTAATCGCGATCAGCTCTGGAATGTTCAGAAGGCTGTCCAGGTTTTCAGCTGTAGAGAGCGGAAGTTTTCCAACCTTGAAGTAAAGGTAATTCAGGCTGTGCCATTTTTTGATATCCAGACTGAGGCTGGAAATTCCAGAAAGTTTGCGGATGTCTTCCCTGAGAGTTCCATTATAATTTTCCAGGTCTCCAATCTCCCGCAGCAGCTTGTCAATTTCTTCACCAAGATGCATGATGCGTCCAGCCAGATTGTTCCGCACATGATCAAAATTTAATCGTTCAGCCACTCTTCCCCGTTCATGGGAAAGGGAAAATATCTTAAGAATATCAATCAGCTTGTCGTCGGCCTGCTTGATCTTATCTTCATAAGGATGGTAGTGCCCGGTCTTGAGCCCAATTCCCTCGTGGACCTGAAACAAATGAACGGCAGCACGATCTCCAAGAAATTCAAACAATTCCTCTTCCCATCTGTGAAGCGTGATCAGCGACACTTTCTGCAGCTTCTCAGGCAGAAACATTGAACAACCCCTCAATCAATTCGTTGTGATTGAAAAACTTGGCTTCCACCATCTTCCCGACCAGTTCGAACTCCACTTCGGCCATCCAGATGGAAGCGAACACGAGCCCAATGTTGAAAGTGTTCCCCATCAGGAACAGAGTCGTAATTTTTTCTTTTTCAAACGAGATCAGTCTTTCCATTTCCGGAACATTCGGAGCCTGGCTCAGGAAGGAATATTTAGTATGCTCAAGTACAGATATTGCTTGCTGAAGGTTGTCCTTCCTGATCAGAGCTTCAAGGTCCCTCCTTGGAATATTCACCGGCGGGAACATGTATCCCAGGCAATCTTCCTCGGAATGTCCATAATAATATTTCAATCTCAGGAGATTGATAATATTGGAAACATCAATCTGAAAACCAAGAAACAGATTCAGGGATCTCCGGTCCTCTCCGGAGAAGTCTTTGAGCAGCTGGGCAAGGTAACGGAAATAATCCAGATCAAGCGCTTTTTCAAGTTCGGCGATGCTGTATGATTCGATCTTCTTCAGCAATGAGCAGAAAGTCGGCATGTGCTTTAAATATGGGTAAGCTGAAAGGTTCTCAGGTCCTCCCCCGGCAAGCTCCAGAACCTCCTGGTCAGCGATGTAGCTCAGGGCTTCCTCGTGGGATTTCCAGATCCTGATTACAGTTTTCAAATCCTCGATCCCATATCTGAACAGGTAGGCTTCACCAACATCTCTTGCATATCCGGGACTGTAACTGATCACCTTGTGGCAGTCATCCACAAGGATTCTGGCTAAAATGCGTCTGGTCATGGATAAATCAATCCTGGCATCGGACGCTGCATCGCGGAATCGGGACAAAATTTCAGGGATCGAGGATCCCAGGCTGCGCTTCAGGTCTTCGCGGGAGAGGTAGCGATCGCGCCTGGCGCGAACTCTTGCATTGAGATAAGAATAATAAAAAGGAGAAAGCCCTTTCAAACAAAAACCTCTTTTTCCAGCAGATCCAGCAGTTCTTCAAGTTCGGCATCGGTCAGTTTGAATTTCGCACCGCTTTTTTTCCTGATCTCAGAAACCTGCCGGCTGGCCCGGTGTTCCATCAGATCTTTGAGATCCCTGATTTCACGGTCCGTCTCGGTGTTGATCTTCTTTTCCATCTCAGCGATACGCAGGCGGGTGTAATCCAAGAGATAATCCACATTTCCCTTGGCAGCCTGAGAAAGCTGCCGCGCACGCTCTTCCACTTCCAACATCAGAGCAATCGCTTTCTGCATTCAGAACCTCAGATTTTATTAACTTTTCAACAATGATAAACGGTTTATTCTAAAAAGGTCAAGCATTATCACACTTGAATCTATCCTGTTTCAAGGTGGTAAATATTCACCGTAAACCTGTTGCACATTTTATGTTATAATAATCGGATGGACAAGAAAGGCAACACGCTCCTTGTCGTTTTTATCATTATTTCGGTGCTGACTTTCCTCGGTATCAGTTTCAACTCGCTTGTTTCCACAGACGTCGGTATCAGCGAAAACAAGGGGGATTATCTCAAGGCAGAGTATCTGGCCCAGAGTGGGATCGAGGTTGCCCTTCAGAGAATCATCGATTTCCCGGATGTTACCAGCAATTACCTTTCATTCCTCAGAGGATGCACGATCGAATCGAGTTCCAATTACAACACTTTCTCCTATGATCCCCGCAACGCCATAGGAGGATATTATCCACTGACATCTCCCACTGACCTTTTCAAATTCGCAGCCGGAGACACGGAGCAGAGACTTACCGTCAACCTCCACCAGATCGTATCTCTGAATTACATCACATCTTATCAGAATCCCAAGACCCTCGGATCAAATTTCAGAATTCAGACCAGGGAACACGATTACGATTCCTGGACGACCTGGTGCTCAATCGATAATCCCCAGGGGAGCATCCTGGTCGCAGAGAACAAGGCGAAAGTGAAAGTAGGTTTCATTGAAGTTTTCTATGGTCAGCAGGTTCAAGGAGCAGGGCCGACGGAAGTCATCGAACTGTTCGGATATGACTACACACACGTTCCCGATAAAACCGACTCCAATTTTTCACTCTATCTGGAAGGATTCACTGATCCGGATCAGGCTTCCAACAAAACATTCATCAAGTATCAGATCCAGGGGAACAGGATCCTCTGCACTGCAAGACTGATGCAGAAGTCTTTCCGCTGGGTGACAAAGAGCATCGCAAGCCTGGAGATC comes from Candidatus Wallbacteria bacterium and encodes:
- a CDS encoding V-type ATPase subunit; this translates as MKGLSPFYYSYLNARVRARRDRYLSREDLKRSLGSSIPEILSRFRDAASDARIDLSMTRRILARILVDDCHKVISYSPGYARDVGEAYLFRYGIEDLKTVIRIWKSHEEALSYIADQEVLELAGGGPENLSAYPYLKHMPTFCSLLKKIESYSIAELEKALDLDYFRYLAQLLKDFSGEDRRSLNLFLGFQIDVSNIINLLRLKYYYGHSEEDCLGYMFPPVNIPRRDLEALIRKDNLQQAISVLEHTKYSFLSQAPNVPEMERLISFEKEKITTLFLMGNTFNIGLVFASIWMAEVEFELVGKMVEAKFFNHNELIEGLFNVSA
- a CDS encoding pilus assembly PilX N-terminal domain-containing protein, translating into MDKKGNTLLVVFIIISVLTFLGISFNSLVSTDVGISENKGDYLKAEYLAQSGIEVALQRIIDFPDVTSNYLSFLRGCTIESSSNYNTFSYDPRNAIGGYYPLTSPTDLFKFAAGDTEQRLTVNLHQIVSLNYITSYQNPKTLGSNFRIQTREHDYDSWTTWCSIDNPQGSILVAENKAKVKVGFIEVFYGQQVQGAGPTEVIELFGYDYTHVPDKTDSNFSLYLEGFTDPDQASNKTFIKYQIQGNRILCTARLMQKSFRWVTKSIASLEIYFVMQNQELTVVSKNFTTEYLPIKSSLTDLHWIDYEVEKSDYLNWQTAD
- a CDS encoding V-type ATPase 116kDa subunit family protein translates to MFLPEKLQKVSLITLHRWEEELFEFLGDRAAVHLFQVHEGIGLKTGHYHPYEDKIKQADDKLIDILKIFSLSHERGRVAERLNFDHVRNNLAGRIMHLGEEIDKLLREIGDLENYNGTLREDIRKLSGISSLSLDIKKWHSLNYLYFKVGKLPLSTAENLDSLLNIPELIAIKLAQLGDSTAVVLISTQNHAQKIDNSLKNLFFMEAEFPLEYAGTPAEMIKKLEALIAENENHIEDLYEQMEMIRNGSMEELIDSKSVVFLNRLFLESRKKFGYTDETVAVFGYIPASRMHEFCEKAEQEFPHPLIITREKTEVHEDVPVLLNNPAPVKPFELITDTFGHPAASEIDPTPLIALTYPLMFGMMFGDAGQGAVLALCGFLLRTFSSYLGIPRSIGNVIQSCGFFAMIFGLFYGSFFGFEKMYYLFPSVQFSPMENAGHQQTFFIVAILLGAFQLSLGMILTILNNLQRNELYGVFFEKFGLVTFTFYLSSLMLAFSVLNSSKSLIYLSGTLVAIASVIFLFRDFIFSVFLGKMDRHKLAPGHLFESFMEFYEVLLGLASNTISYIRVAAFALAHMALMLAVFQISRMVSSYHAEYPTIVIGNLLVLVMEGVIVGIQALRLEYYEFFSKFYHGGGEKFSPLTIHKGVE